A genomic segment from Thioalkalivibrio sp. K90mix encodes:
- a CDS encoding EAL domain-containing protein: MDRLAHAQSQKQQLVTSNTTLQLLYEARHAALNRTSYLIQASLSREDADAFEGFAQADHRIDVLHDAYRQLVDSETAASDEYQAWQLALADTGFSQGLALERAALGALPIEELDAFLPRHAELDAFFGELMRRHAEAADSLRDSSSSDYAKAIVALPLLGGLSLIVGLLAGWLVYRRTARSESELFHEKERAQVTLHAIGDAVITTDLRGHVEYLNPVAEHLTGWTHDEAVNHRLDDVFMLIDASSGTRIYHPLTECVYDGMASGLRHDQMLVSRTGQQYEIEEVASPIRNRSGAIIGAALVFRDVTRSRSLERDLIWAARHDELTGLPNRAEFERRLRKMVIHARRNGIDHSLIYLDLDQFKVVNDTCGHPAGDELLRQLATQFQERLRSSDVLARLGGDEFGILLERCTLGEAEAIAEKIRASVAEGRFEWQGKVFTVGVSIGVAPIDPDTGDAEQFMSKADAACYLAKEAGRNRIHVTHSGDENVAYCEDHMHCVQAISEAIEADRLWLHGQNICPVSGKGKGYTEVLVRVLDQKGELLSPGTFIPAAERFGIMPQIDRWVIRRVLTHMANPGSGFKGRYSVNLSGQSLCDIEMLDFITKIFRHTRVDPSRICFEITETAAIANLDQASRFMKELRGLGCRFALDDFGVGMSSFGYLRDLKVDYIKIDGSFVRDMAEDPIHHAMVESIHHIGHVMGLETVAEFVSDPRLLVSLREIGIDYGQGFGLHRPEPLEPSPMEAKPPVWERPAALYAS, encoded by the coding sequence ATGGATCGCTTGGCGCATGCGCAATCGCAGAAGCAGCAGCTGGTTACTTCTAATACGACGCTTCAGCTCCTTTACGAGGCACGCCACGCGGCATTAAACCGGACTTCCTACCTCATTCAGGCGTCACTCTCTCGGGAAGACGCCGACGCGTTCGAAGGCTTTGCGCAGGCGGATCATCGTATTGACGTATTGCACGACGCGTATCGTCAGTTGGTCGACTCCGAAACAGCCGCATCCGATGAGTATCAGGCCTGGCAATTGGCCCTGGCGGACACGGGATTCTCCCAGGGCCTCGCGCTTGAGCGGGCTGCACTGGGCGCGCTTCCGATCGAGGAACTGGATGCGTTCCTCCCACGTCACGCCGAGCTCGATGCGTTTTTTGGGGAGCTGATGCGGCGCCACGCCGAAGCGGCGGACTCGCTCCGGGATTCGTCCTCGTCGGACTATGCGAAGGCCATAGTGGCATTACCCCTTTTGGGCGGGCTGTCTCTGATCGTTGGGCTGCTGGCGGGGTGGCTCGTGTATCGCCGCACCGCCCGCTCGGAATCCGAACTCTTCCACGAGAAGGAGCGCGCCCAGGTGACGCTCCACGCGATCGGGGATGCGGTGATCACGACGGATCTGCGCGGGCATGTCGAATACCTCAACCCTGTCGCCGAGCATTTGACGGGGTGGACGCATGACGAGGCGGTCAACCACCGCCTGGACGACGTGTTTATGCTGATCGACGCATCCAGTGGCACCCGCATTTATCACCCCTTGACCGAGTGCGTCTACGACGGCATGGCCTCGGGCCTGCGGCATGACCAGATGCTGGTGTCGCGCACCGGCCAGCAGTACGAGATCGAAGAGGTCGCCTCGCCGATCCGTAACCGATCCGGTGCCATCATAGGCGCGGCCCTGGTCTTCCGCGATGTGACGCGCTCACGCTCATTGGAACGGGATCTGATCTGGGCGGCCCGCCACGATGAGCTGACCGGCCTTCCCAACCGAGCTGAGTTCGAGCGGCGCCTGCGCAAAATGGTCATCCATGCGCGTCGTAATGGGATCGATCACAGCTTGATCTATCTCGATCTCGATCAGTTCAAGGTAGTCAACGATACCTGCGGACACCCGGCGGGTGATGAGCTGCTCCGCCAGCTTGCGACGCAGTTCCAGGAGCGCTTGCGCAGCAGCGACGTGCTTGCCCGACTGGGGGGAGATGAGTTCGGGATTTTGCTGGAACGCTGCACACTTGGAGAGGCGGAGGCGATCGCGGAAAAGATCCGCGCATCCGTGGCCGAGGGCCGCTTCGAGTGGCAGGGCAAGGTCTTTACGGTAGGGGTCTCGATCGGTGTAGCCCCCATTGACCCCGACACTGGGGATGCCGAGCAGTTTATGAGCAAGGCGGACGCCGCGTGCTACCTCGCCAAGGAGGCGGGGCGCAACCGGATCCACGTTACCCATTCGGGGGACGAAAACGTGGCGTACTGCGAGGATCACATGCACTGTGTGCAGGCAATCAGCGAGGCCATCGAGGCCGATCGTCTGTGGCTCCACGGGCAGAACATCTGCCCGGTGTCGGGGAAGGGGAAGGGGTACACCGAGGTCCTGGTGCGCGTTCTGGACCAGAAAGGCGAGCTTCTCTCCCCAGGCACGTTTATCCCGGCCGCCGAACGCTTCGGGATCATGCCGCAAATCGATCGCTGGGTGATTCGCCGCGTGCTCACCCACATGGCGAACCCCGGAAGCGGGTTCAAGGGCCGCTACTCCGTCAACCTGTCCGGGCAGTCGCTATGCGACATCGAGATGCTCGACTTCATTACCAAGATCTTCCGCCACACACGCGTCGACCCCTCCCGGATCTGCTTCGAGATCACCGAGACCGCGGCCATTGCCAACCTGGACCAGGCCAGCCGCTTTATGAAGGAGCTGCGAGGGCTGGGCTGCCGGTTCGCGCTGGATGATTTCGGCGTAGGCATGTCCTCGTTTGGCTACCTGCGCGATCTCAAGGTCGACTACATCAAGATTGACGGGAGCTTCGTTCGCGATATGGCCGAGGACCCGATTCACCATGCAATGGTGGAGAGCATCCACCATATCGGGCATGTGATGGGCCTGGAGACGGTTGCCGAGTTCGTCTCCGACCCGCGCCTTCTGGTGTCACTGCGCGAGATCGGCATCGACTACGGACAGGGCTTTGGCCTGCATCGACCGGAACCGCTGGAACCGTCCCCGATGGAGGCCAAGCCGCCGGTCTGGGAACGCCCGGCCGCACTGTATGCCTCTTGA
- a CDS encoding RNA-guided endonuclease TnpB family protein produces MVKRAYKYRFYPTPEQEVLLARTFGCVRLVYNTVLRYRTDAFFERQEKIAYTEASAYLTAMKKAEETAFLNEVSSVPLQQCLRHQQTAFKNFFAGRARYPNFKKKRARQSAEFTRSAFQYREGQLFLAKCREPLNIRWSRTLPSEPTSINISMDSAGRYFVSCLCEFNPEKRPVTPKMVGIDLGLKDMFVTSDGHRTGNPRHTAKYAARLALAQRRLSRKKLGSKNRAKARQKVARLHAKIADCRMDRLHKQSRQIVNENQVICVESLKVKNMLRNPHLAKAISDAGWGEFVRQLAYKAEWAGRQLVAIDPWYPSSKRCSHCGHVVDALPLSVRTWTCPECCTEHDRDVNAAVNIKAAGLAVRALGENVSPAP; encoded by the coding sequence ATGGTGAAGCGCGCCTACAAATACCGTTTCTATCCGACGCCGGAGCAGGAAGTGCTTCTGGCGCGGACGTTCGGTTGCGTGCGCCTGGTGTACAACACCGTGCTGCGCTACCGCACGGATGCGTTCTTTGAGCGCCAGGAGAAGATCGCCTATACCGAGGCCAGCGCCTACCTGACCGCGATGAAAAAGGCCGAGGAAACGGCCTTCCTCAACGAGGTCAGCTCGGTGCCGCTTCAGCAGTGTCTTCGCCATCAGCAGACCGCGTTCAAGAATTTCTTCGCGGGCCGCGCCCGGTACCCGAACTTCAAGAAGAAACGTGCCCGCCAGTCGGCGGAGTTCACCCGTTCGGCGTTCCAGTACCGGGAAGGGCAACTGTTCCTGGCCAAGTGCCGGGAGCCCTTGAACATCCGGTGGAGTCGGACGCTTCCCTCCGAACCCACCAGTATCAACATCTCCATGGACTCGGCCGGCCGCTACTTCGTGAGCTGCCTGTGCGAGTTCAACCCCGAGAAGCGGCCCGTCACCCCGAAGATGGTGGGTATCGATCTCGGACTGAAGGACATGTTCGTCACCAGCGACGGGCATCGAACCGGCAATCCCCGCCATACGGCAAAATACGCCGCCCGACTGGCCTTGGCGCAACGACGACTGAGCCGCAAGAAACTCGGCTCGAAGAACCGTGCCAAGGCCCGACAGAAGGTGGCGCGACTTCACGCCAAAATCGCCGATTGCCGGATGGACCGCTTGCACAAGCAGTCCCGCCAGATCGTCAACGAGAACCAAGTGATCTGCGTCGAATCCCTGAAGGTGAAGAACATGCTGCGCAACCCGCATCTGGCAAAAGCCATCAGTGATGCGGGCTGGGGCGAGTTTGTCCGGCAACTGGCGTACAAAGCCGAATGGGCCGGGCGGCAACTGGTCGCCATCGACCCGTGGTACCCGTCGAGCAAACGGTGTTCGCACTGCGGCCATGTGGTCGACGCACTGCCGTTGTCCGTTCGCACCTGGACCTGCCCCGAATGCTGCACCGAACACGACCGCGACGTGAACGCCGCGGTCAACATCAAAGCCGCCGGGCTGGCGGTGCGCGCCCTTGGAGAGAATGTCAGTCCTGCGCCGTGA
- a CDS encoding BRCT domain-containing protein gives MNHELALESTVMDDTVELPTGFKHPRDCTVDELATACERLNASYRAGQPLVPDAVYDHLFIATLSEKDPEHPFLKAVEPEGEAFEGDTVKHDTPMLSTDKAYTEDELRRFLGRVEVAAEALGIRSETLTFRMTPKLDGIAGMQRPDGRLVTRGNGFAGADISHAFERGLRTPDGSMEPGPGELVLEEMFFQDEIRVAFGMPHPRNFVAGFVGADTVKPHHQKAADAQAIIFFPYRQLPAWQASAAVVMASWQERMEALRQAVPYRTDGVVLEVTDETVKAHMGSTSHHHRWRVALKTKGEVAHVRVRDIRIQTGRTGRITPVLEFDPVLLTGARISNVTAHTAANLAQQGLGVGAEIEISRAGDVIPKLERVLEPASEPMTVTHCPSCGHEAEVEGEYAVCPNTVGCLAQAEARLRHFFHVMGNADLFGPKTVEVLVENGHTDLRGLFDLNAVAFVSMGFGPGQASNLVRELARCLREAVPDWRFLAALGLRHLGRGDSRKLLAVYPLESITNLTAEDIAAVEGFGPITSASIAEQLQEQRERIEAMIRLGFNLERTPLAGEGAAAEGPLAGQSIVFTGTLTLGSRGELEEQARGLGATIQSGVNSKTTILVCGEKAGSKRKKAEAINEKAGKEQVRILDEAAWAAQMEGGK, from the coding sequence ATGAATCACGAACTGGCACTGGAGAGCACCGTCATGGATGACACCGTGGAGCTGCCCACAGGCTTCAAGCACCCCCGCGACTGCACTGTGGATGAACTGGCGACCGCCTGTGAGCGCCTGAACGCCTCCTACCGCGCCGGGCAGCCCCTGGTGCCGGATGCGGTCTACGATCACCTGTTCATCGCCACCCTGTCGGAGAAAGACCCGGAGCATCCGTTCCTCAAGGCGGTGGAACCTGAGGGGGAAGCCTTCGAGGGTGATACGGTCAAGCATGACACCCCGATGCTCTCGACCGACAAGGCCTACACCGAGGACGAGCTTCGCCGCTTCCTTGGGCGGGTCGAGGTCGCTGCCGAGGCGCTGGGCATCCGCTCCGAAACCCTGACGTTTCGGATGACCCCGAAGCTGGATGGCATTGCCGGAATGCAGCGCCCGGATGGCCGCCTGGTCACACGCGGCAACGGTTTTGCCGGAGCCGACATCTCCCACGCCTTTGAGCGCGGTCTGCGCACGCCGGATGGCTCGATGGAGCCGGGCCCGGGCGAGCTGGTGCTGGAGGAGATGTTCTTTCAGGACGAGATTCGGGTGGCCTTCGGCATGCCGCATCCGCGCAATTTCGTCGCGGGGTTTGTCGGGGCCGATACGGTCAAGCCGCATCATCAGAAGGCGGCGGATGCTCAAGCCATCATCTTCTTCCCCTATCGCCAGCTTCCCGCGTGGCAGGCGTCGGCCGCCGTCGTGATGGCAAGCTGGCAGGAACGCATGGAGGCGCTGCGTCAGGCCGTGCCGTACCGCACGGACGGGGTTGTGCTGGAGGTCACGGATGAGACGGTGAAAGCCCACATGGGCTCCACATCCCACCATCATCGATGGCGAGTCGCGCTCAAGACCAAGGGCGAGGTCGCTCATGTCCGTGTGCGCGACATTCGCATCCAGACCGGGCGCACTGGGCGCATTACCCCGGTGCTTGAGTTCGATCCTGTGCTTCTGACCGGGGCGCGCATCTCGAACGTGACCGCCCACACTGCGGCTAATCTGGCCCAGCAGGGGCTCGGGGTCGGGGCCGAAATCGAGATCAGTCGCGCGGGCGACGTGATCCCGAAGCTGGAGCGGGTTCTGGAACCGGCGTCTGAACCGATGACCGTGACCCATTGCCCGTCCTGCGGACACGAGGCTGAGGTCGAGGGCGAGTACGCGGTATGCCCGAATACCGTGGGCTGCCTGGCCCAGGCCGAAGCGCGGCTACGCCACTTCTTTCACGTCATGGGCAATGCCGATCTGTTCGGGCCGAAGACCGTTGAGGTCTTGGTCGAGAACGGGCATACGGATCTGCGCGGTTTGTTCGATCTGAACGCTGTGGCCTTTGTGAGCATGGGGTTCGGCCCCGGTCAGGCCTCCAACCTCGTGCGGGAACTGGCGCGATGCCTCCGAGAGGCTGTGCCGGACTGGCGATTCCTGGCCGCACTGGGTCTGCGTCACCTCGGGCGCGGCGACTCGCGCAAGCTGCTGGCGGTCTACCCGCTGGAGTCGATCACGAACCTGACGGCCGAGGACATCGCGGCGGTGGAGGGGTTTGGCCCCATCACCTCCGCATCGATCGCCGAACAGTTGCAGGAGCAGCGCGAGCGCATCGAGGCCATGATTCGTCTGGGCTTCAATCTGGAGCGCACGCCGCTGGCGGGCGAGGGCGCCGCGGCCGAAGGCCCGCTGGCGGGGCAGTCCATCGTGTTCACCGGCACCCTGACCCTCGGGAGCCGGGGCGAGCTGGAGGAGCAGGCGCGCGGACTAGGCGCGACGATCCAATCCGGCGTGAACTCCAAGACGACGATCCTGGTATGTGGTGAAAAAGCGGGCTCAAAGCGCAAGAAGGCCGAAGCCATCAACGAAAAAGCGGGCAAGGAGCAGGTTCGGATTCTGGATGAAGCGGCCTGGGCCGCCCAAATGGAAGGGGGCAAGTAA
- a CDS encoding helicase C-terminal domain-containing protein: MQIRLKYSPERLTDIPATGQSRFFRERLHAAAHTARRRRLPAVGLDSISINLGARDLAVLSGLRQGDEPWSEVLSELLHGHLNQPGGEPRSKRTEAADRRAEGPDWMRPEQGRFYAPLAEGLAANAILLAEAATGTGKGRAVAQAVEDALAAGRERVVVCGPTLGVLAALAREFGSCPGLNRPMQFFLGAAQFFHAGRARQLASLMQSGSDPETQASGSALLQWLDAGAPAGRTDSTAAFASVEGQPVSHLTDDLATLLPDGYGVEELELSAEEIGGDAESETDPGIRAAMAARDLEGDAPIVFCTHAMYALHARMIGLERYLLPPHEVLVLDEAHQFEENANAVLSPTASLDQLPRLLRSLPAALLLKTGKRDLEAVEEVLKDLHNRFPERGGEILLFPGDDRYAAVQVQAGRLHQAVDALIGRAERARQHTADPGLLALLKRTRSILRASQRERALLQLSSSPVRGYLSLAVGGQGLRRLFERMWSQVDAAVLMSATLYVPTRDSRRADVSDTQGWYSARHLTQVLALPRERLRTLKPVRPDWVRGNVIAHIERNPERRPPSTSETDPAIYAALVQQWLDDTARDLARITEGAEQGTLVLLTAYRDIEGLSERLADTLGERLIAQGPGARLSALREAFVASSRNGERPVWLATGAAWTGINLTSEGLSQVSDLVIARLPVGLNRSISQAARNRGRANFESKAAETYWQTAQGIGRMVRSEQDTDRHLWVLDPRAVIEPLYTPVRLLLESYRVSDGPRDSDCSPP, encoded by the coding sequence ATGCAGATTCGACTCAAGTACAGCCCCGAACGCCTCACCGACATCCCCGCCACCGGGCAGAGCCGCTTCTTTCGGGAGCGCCTTCACGCCGCGGCGCATACCGCCCGCCGCCGGCGGTTGCCGGCTGTGGGCCTTGACTCGATTTCCATCAATCTCGGGGCACGGGATCTCGCCGTGCTGTCCGGTCTGCGCCAGGGGGATGAGCCGTGGTCCGAGGTACTGAGCGAACTCCTGCACGGCCACCTGAATCAGCCGGGTGGGGAACCACGTTCGAAGCGAACAGAGGCCGCGGATCGGAGGGCGGAAGGCCCGGACTGGATGCGCCCGGAGCAGGGACGTTTCTATGCTCCGCTGGCCGAGGGGTTGGCGGCCAATGCGATCTTGCTGGCGGAGGCAGCCACCGGTACCGGCAAGGGCCGCGCGGTGGCACAAGCGGTGGAGGATGCCCTGGCCGCCGGGCGCGAGCGGGTGGTGGTGTGCGGGCCCACGCTGGGCGTGCTGGCGGCACTGGCGCGGGAGTTCGGATCCTGCCCAGGGCTGAATCGACCCATGCAGTTCTTTCTCGGCGCGGCACAATTCTTCCATGCCGGCCGCGCCCGCCAGCTCGCCTCCTTGATGCAGTCGGGTTCCGACCCGGAGACCCAGGCCTCGGGTTCAGCCCTGCTGCAATGGCTGGATGCAGGTGCGCCGGCGGGGCGAACCGACTCGACCGCAGCCTTCGCGTCGGTTGAAGGACAACCGGTCTCCCACCTGACCGATGATCTCGCCACGCTGCTGCCGGATGGGTACGGGGTGGAGGAATTGGAGCTGTCGGCGGAGGAGATCGGAGGCGACGCAGAAAGCGAAACCGATCCGGGGATTCGGGCGGCAATGGCGGCACGGGATCTGGAAGGGGATGCGCCGATCGTGTTCTGCACGCACGCGATGTACGCGCTCCACGCCCGAATGATCGGCCTCGAGCGCTACCTGTTGCCGCCTCACGAGGTCCTTGTGCTTGACGAGGCCCACCAGTTCGAGGAAAACGCCAACGCCGTCCTGTCCCCGACGGCCTCGCTGGATCAGCTCCCGCGCCTTTTGCGCTCACTGCCCGCGGCGTTGTTGCTGAAGACGGGTAAGCGGGACCTCGAGGCGGTCGAAGAGGTCCTGAAGGATTTGCACAACCGGTTCCCCGAGCGGGGCGGGGAGATCCTGCTGTTTCCGGGCGATGATCGCTATGCGGCGGTTCAGGTTCAGGCGGGTCGGCTGCACCAGGCCGTTGACGCCCTCATCGGGCGCGCGGAAAGGGCCCGCCAGCACACGGCCGATCCCGGCCTTCTCGCGCTGCTGAAGCGGACACGCTCGATTCTCCGGGCGTCCCAGCGCGAACGGGCCCTGCTGCAACTGTCCTCATCACCGGTGCGCGGCTACCTGTCGCTGGCGGTGGGTGGTCAGGGGCTGCGGCGCCTGTTCGAGCGCATGTGGTCGCAGGTCGACGCGGCGGTGCTGATGTCGGCCACGCTTTATGTCCCGACACGGGATTCGCGGCGAGCCGACGTATCGGATACGCAGGGCTGGTATTCGGCGCGTCATCTCACTCAGGTTTTGGCGCTCCCGCGCGAGCGTCTGCGTACCCTCAAGCCCGTACGCCCGGACTGGGTGCGGGGCAATGTGATCGCCCATATCGAGCGCAACCCCGAGCGTCGACCGCCCAGCACGTCGGAAACTGACCCGGCAATCTACGCCGCACTGGTTCAGCAATGGCTGGACGATACGGCACGGGATCTTGCGCGGATCACGGAGGGGGCGGAGCAGGGGACATTGGTCCTGCTGACGGCCTACCGGGACATCGAGGGCCTGTCCGAACGTCTGGCCGATACGCTGGGCGAGCGTCTGATCGCCCAGGGCCCCGGCGCGCGGCTGTCCGCCCTTCGCGAGGCCTTCGTCGCGTCGAGCCGAAACGGGGAGCGTCCGGTGTGGCTCGCCACCGGTGCCGCATGGACCGGGATCAACCTGACGTCGGAGGGTTTGAGTCAGGTGTCGGATCTGGTCATCGCCCGTTTGCCGGTGGGGCTCAACCGCTCCATTTCCCAGGCGGCGCGCAACCGGGGGCGGGCGAACTTCGAGTCCAAGGCGGCCGAGACCTACTGGCAGACCGCGCAGGGGATCGGGCGCATGGTCCGTTCAGAACAGGATACGGATCGGCACTTGTGGGTACTGGACCCGCGCGCCGTCATCGAGCCGCTCTATACCCCCGTTCGCTTGCTTCTGGAGTCGTACCGGGTGTCGGACGGACCCCGAGATAGTGACTGCTCCCCGCCCTAA